Proteins from a genomic interval of Leptospira kanakyensis:
- a CDS encoding monovalent cation:proton antiporter-2 (CPA2) family protein: MGESSFFIQALIYLTSAIIMVPIANRLGLGSVLGYLIAGIVIGPFVFGFVGTEGKDMLHFAEFGVVMMLFAIGLELELDLLLRLKFWLLGLGGLQLVLTTIVAAFFSFLLGFSWKSSLALGLILSLSSTAIVLQTLKEKGLMKSISGQASFSVLLFQDMAVIPILAIFPMLSEVDIVPAANHHSLVENLPGYLKTFVVLSVVIGIILVGKYLLSPFFRLLAKSGNREIFTGASLLLVIAISVLMGAVGVSAALGTFLGGVVLASSEFRHELESNIEPFKGLLLGLFFLSVGASMDLPVVMENPTKVLEIVFGIIFLKAFVLFILGLIFRLPLNQNLYFSLALCQVGEFSFVLFGYSENLGILEGDTIIVLVAAVAVSMALTPVLLLLYEKTIFGFLESKTPKKQTEQDIHKQENPVIICGFGKFGNMLGRFLRSNGIGITILDFDADRVEMLGRFGFKVYFGDATRLELLESAGLEHAKVVVAALDSPEKQAELIRNVTLHYPNIKIVARAGDREEAYELKEIGVKYIYRETRETAVLMGRDVLRLLGTRSYTAEKARNLFLKHDDETFHELFDLRKDRVQYMSLAKQRNAELERLMFVDLGQEEELERDSWSEMER; this comes from the coding sequence ATGGGTGAATCTAGTTTTTTCATTCAGGCTTTGATTTATCTTACCAGTGCCATCATTATGGTTCCGATTGCCAACCGATTGGGGTTAGGTTCTGTATTAGGATACTTAATAGCAGGGATAGTCATTGGACCTTTTGTCTTTGGGTTTGTCGGCACAGAGGGCAAAGATATGTTACATTTTGCCGAATTTGGCGTTGTGATGATGTTATTTGCCATTGGTTTGGAATTGGAGTTAGACTTACTCCTTCGGCTCAAGTTTTGGTTACTTGGTCTTGGTGGTTTACAGTTGGTTTTGACAACGATCGTAGCTGCTTTTTTTTCTTTCCTTTTGGGTTTTTCTTGGAAATCTTCCCTGGCTCTTGGACTCATTTTATCTTTATCTTCTACGGCCATTGTTTTACAGACCTTAAAAGAAAAAGGACTTATGAAATCCATTTCTGGCCAAGCTTCTTTTTCTGTACTTTTGTTTCAAGATATGGCAGTGATTCCGATACTAGCCATCTTTCCTATGTTAAGTGAAGTAGATATTGTTCCTGCTGCCAACCATCATTCTCTTGTGGAAAACTTACCTGGGTATTTAAAAACCTTCGTGGTTTTATCTGTTGTGATTGGAATTATACTTGTGGGAAAATATTTACTCAGTCCTTTTTTTCGATTGTTAGCCAAGTCAGGAAATCGAGAAATTTTTACGGGAGCTAGTTTGTTACTTGTGATTGCTATTTCTGTTCTTATGGGAGCGGTGGGTGTGTCGGCAGCACTCGGAACCTTTCTCGGTGGTGTGGTTTTAGCAAGTAGCGAATTTCGTCATGAGTTAGAAAGTAACATAGAACCTTTTAAGGGGTTACTTCTTGGATTGTTTTTCCTAAGTGTTGGTGCTTCGATGGATCTTCCGGTGGTTATGGAAAACCCAACCAAAGTTTTGGAAATTGTTTTTGGAATCATCTTTCTCAAAGCATTTGTTTTATTTATTTTAGGTCTAATTTTTCGACTTCCTTTAAACCAAAATTTATATTTTTCCTTAGCACTTTGTCAAGTAGGTGAGTTCTCTTTTGTTCTTTTTGGATATTCAGAAAACCTTGGGATTTTAGAAGGAGATACCATCATTGTTTTGGTTGCAGCTGTTGCTGTGAGTATGGCACTCACTCCCGTTTTACTTTTGTTATATGAGAAAACTATATTTGGATTTTTAGAGTCCAAAACTCCTAAAAAACAAACCGAACAAGATATTCATAAACAAGAAAACCCCGTTATCATTTGTGGGTTTGGTAAGTTTGGAAATATGCTCGGTCGTTTCCTTCGTTCCAATGGAATTGGAATTACCATTTTAGATTTTGATGCGGACCGAGTAGAGATGCTCGGTCGGTTTGGGTTTAAGGTTTATTTTGGGGATGCCACAAGATTGGAGTTATTGGAATCGGCGGGGCTTGAACATGCAAAGGTAGTGGTCGCTGCTCTAGACAGTCCAGAAAAACAAGCGGAACTCATCCGAAACGTAACCCTCCATTATCCCAATATCAAAATTGTGGCAAGGGCGGGGGATAGGGAAGAGGCTTACGAATTAAAGGAAATCGGAGTAAAGTATATCTATCGTGAAACTAGAGAAACGGCAGTCCTTATGGGAAGAGATGTACTTAGGTTACTTGGGACAAGGTCATATACTGCGGAGAAAGCTAGAAATTTATTTCTAAAACATGATGATGAAACCTTTCACGAATTGTTTGATCTGAGGAAAGACCGTGTCCAGTATATGAGTCTTGCAAAACAAAGAAATGCTGAACTCGAGAGATTGATGTTTGTGGATTTGGGCCAGGAAGAGGAATTGGAAAGGGATTCTTGGAGTGAGATGGAGAGGTAA
- a CDS encoding LIC_11883 family protein has translation MKRSLILFVIFLFTFNTFASEKELKTIPKSKTAKVLKSVAYATIRSTLLVSYVEGEEKESNYTPCSENFPSMPGDFPCNYLDYEGTTLEVAPSSAVNEGEATEGSDPEDVYPGGKVTIKQIKQKSPNLNGKVVLLGEGEDQLKIFYQPKGQISHYIFRKTLVIFKWDVSRSEPSLTGLLFVNVTRDFFPEEVREYSF, from the coding sequence ATGAAACGATCGTTAATTTTATTTGTTATTTTTCTTTTCACTTTCAATACTTTTGCTTCCGAGAAGGAATTAAAAACAATTCCTAAAAGTAAAACTGCAAAAGTGCTAAAATCAGTGGCTTATGCTACGATTCGTTCGACACTCCTTGTTTCTTATGTTGAAGGTGAAGAAAAAGAATCCAACTACACTCCATGTTCGGAAAATTTTCCAAGTATGCCTGGTGATTTTCCATGTAACTATTTGGACTATGAAGGAACCACTCTCGAAGTGGCTCCGAGTTCTGCTGTGAACGAAGGGGAAGCCACTGAAGGATCTGATCCAGAAGATGTATATCCTGGAGGGAAGGTGACGATCAAACAGATCAAACAAAAATCTCCGAATCTCAATGGGAAAGTTGTTTTACTTGGAGAAGGAGAAGACCAACTGAAAATCTTTTACCAACCGAAAGGCCAAATTTCACATTATATCTTTCGTAAGACACTTGTTATCTTTAAGTGGGATGTTTCTCGTTCTGAACCGAGTCTCACAGGATTACTATTTGTAAATGTCACTCGAGACTTCTTTCCTGAAGAAGTTCGGGAATATTCTTTCTAA
- a CDS encoding ATP-binding protein has translation MIQGELLSDIIEAVSNTYGNEFLNRLTLKLASTIKADYTFIAIFDKEKYESQTISLVANGAIAENMSYSLKDTPCADVIDDSVCYYPNEVQKYFPDDQLLVEMKIEGYIGTPLINSKKEVMGLIVGLYETEIENKDDILTLFQIFSGRIAAELERSDYELRLEKYNHELESLVDARTRELKQTLEELKERQNQLIESEKMASLGLLSAGIAHEINNPLNFILGGYFGVREILEGSNLVSEKTELYLEAIKEGVDRTSKIVKGLNQFTRSGDSFDEHFDLHDILENCLTVLVHSLRDRILVVKDYYPHPLIVKGNSGKIHQVFLNILTNAIQAMDADSGILGLKSFLRNEFVVIEISDTGGGIPEEFQNQIRNPFFTTKDPGKGVGLGLPIAYKIIEDHKGLIEMESIWGKGSIFRIKLPIQK, from the coding sequence ATGATCCAAGGTGAACTTTTATCTGATATCATTGAGGCGGTTTCCAATACCTATGGAAATGAGTTTTTAAACAGACTCACTCTTAAGTTAGCTTCTACCATTAAGGCTGATTACACCTTCATCGCCATTTTTGATAAAGAAAAATACGAATCTCAAACCATTTCTCTCGTGGCGAATGGAGCGATTGCTGAGAATATGTCTTACTCACTGAAAGACACACCTTGTGCAGATGTGATTGATGATAGTGTTTGTTATTATCCAAATGAGGTTCAAAAATATTTTCCCGATGATCAACTTTTGGTAGAAATGAAAATTGAGGGCTACATTGGAACACCTCTCATCAATTCAAAAAAAGAGGTGATGGGGCTCATTGTTGGTCTTTATGAAACTGAAATCGAAAACAAAGATGATATCCTGACTTTGTTCCAAATTTTTTCAGGAAGGATCGCTGCTGAACTTGAAAGATCTGATTACGAATTGCGGTTGGAAAAATACAATCATGAGTTGGAATCTTTAGTAGATGCAAGGACTCGTGAATTAAAACAAACTTTAGAGGAACTAAAAGAACGGCAAAACCAACTCATTGAATCGGAAAAAATGGCAAGTCTTGGTCTCTTGTCTGCCGGGATTGCTCATGAAATCAACAATCCATTAAACTTCATCTTAGGCGGTTATTTTGGGGTTCGGGAAATTTTAGAAGGTTCGAATTTGGTGTCTGAAAAAACGGAACTCTATTTAGAAGCCATCAAAGAAGGGGTGGATCGTACTTCTAAGATTGTAAAGGGTCTCAATCAATTCACTCGTAGTGGTGATTCCTTTGATGAACATTTTGATCTACATGATATCTTGGAAAATTGTTTAACCGTTCTTGTTCATTCCCTTCGGGATCGAATTTTGGTCGTAAAAGATTATTATCCCCACCCGTTGATTGTAAAGGGAAACTCCGGTAAAATCCACCAAGTATTCCTAAACATACTGACCAACGCCATCCAGGCTATGGATGCGGACTCTGGAATTTTAGGTTTAAAGAGTTTTTTAAGGAATGAATTTGTGGTGATTGAAATTTCAGATACGGGAGGTGGTATCCCAGAGGAATTCCAAAACCAAATTCGAAATCCTTTTTTTACCACCAAAGATCCTGGAAAAGGTGTTGGTCTTGGACTTCCCATTGCTTATAAAATTATAGAAGATCATAAAGGTCTCATTGAGATGGAATCAATATGGGGGAAAGGAAGTATTTTTCGAATCAAACTTCCCATCCAAAAATGA
- a CDS encoding response regulator: MNQGITKRKLLYVDDEILNLYLFRDYFKNDFDVIVAKSGEEAIEELMENTDVQFVISDMRMPEMSGLEFITKAKTIRPNITYCILTGYDLTPEIQTAIIEKKVARYFSKPFDPTEIGLFLSAGNGH, translated from the coding sequence ATGAACCAAGGGATCACTAAACGTAAGTTACTCTATGTTGATGACGAAATATTGAATTTATATTTGTTTCGTGATTATTTCAAAAATGATTTTGATGTGATCGTTGCTAAGTCAGGTGAAGAAGCCATTGAAGAATTAATGGAAAATACTGATGTACAATTTGTGATCAGTGATATGCGGATGCCAGAGATGAGTGGATTGGAATTTATCACTAAGGCCAAAACAATTAGACCCAATATTACATACTGTATTTTGACAGGTTATGATTTAACACCAGAAATCCAAACGGCGATCATTGAAAAAAAAGTGGCTCGTTATTTTTCCAAACCATTTGACCCTACAGAGATTGGTTTATTTCTCTCTGCGGGAAATGGTCACTAA
- a CDS encoding DUF2797 domain-containing protein, with product MPQIQGYVRKMSHKGISPVSYFWETTNYNEANKKNLIATESTSEKPVESWIGKKITLTTNDEIRCLHCGKKTKKSFSQGYCFTCFTTLAENDLCILRPETCHFHKGTCREPEWGKTNCFKKHTVYFANSSGLKVGITKENPVSNRWVDQGAKFGIPILEVESRRDAGILEHFLSQFLPDKTTWQKMVAGEPPDMDLVREANKFLNHLEKNEFFSPLESKSKLNWNRLDLSGGVTEIMYPIETYPDKIKSLKLTKDTPITDTLVGIKGQYLLFASGVINIRSLSGLWIEVTI from the coding sequence ATGCCACAGATCCAAGGTTATGTTAGAAAAATGTCTCACAAAGGGATTTCGCCTGTTTCTTATTTTTGGGAAACTACGAACTACAATGAGGCGAACAAAAAAAACTTAATCGCGACAGAATCCACTTCGGAAAAACCTGTTGAGTCTTGGATTGGAAAAAAAATAACTCTCACAACAAATGATGAAATTCGTTGTTTGCATTGTGGGAAAAAAACAAAAAAGTCGTTTAGCCAAGGTTATTGTTTCACTTGTTTTACTACCTTAGCAGAAAATGATCTTTGTATTCTAAGGCCCGAAACCTGTCATTTCCACAAAGGTACTTGTCGGGAACCAGAATGGGGAAAAACCAATTGTTTTAAAAAACATACAGTTTACTTTGCAAACTCCAGTGGGTTAAAAGTAGGGATCACAAAAGAAAATCCTGTATCGAACCGTTGGGTGGACCAAGGAGCAAAATTTGGGATTCCCATTTTAGAAGTGGAATCTCGAAGGGACGCAGGAATTTTAGAACATTTTTTAAGTCAGTTTTTGCCGGACAAAACCACTTGGCAAAAAATGGTCGCAGGAGAGCCACCTGACATGGATTTGGTGCGAGAAGCAAACAAGTTTTTAAACCACTTAGAAAAAAACGAATTTTTTTCTCCACTTGAAAGTAAATCCAAACTCAATTGGAACAGGTTGGATCTCAGCGGCGGTGTTACAGAAATTATGTATCCAATAGAAACTTATCCTGATAAAATCAAATCACTCAAACTTACCAAAGACACTCCGATCACAGATACCCTTGTGGGAATCAAAGGACAGTATCTTTTGTTTGCATCTGGAGTGATCAATATCCGTAGTCTTTCTGGTCTTTGGATTGAAGTTACCATCTAA
- the ychF gene encoding redox-regulated ATPase YchF, protein MALNCGIVGLPNVGKSTIFNALTKAGAQAANYPFCTIEPNTGVVEVPDERLNRLAEVYKPKRTVPTMIEFVDIAGLVKGASQGEGLGNQFLSHIREVDAICHVVRAFQDENITHVHGKVDPIEDITVINYELILADLDSLEKQQQRVAKTAKTGNKEAGEILSVMDKILDALKKGNRASTVELGDEEVKIAKKFNLITIKPVLYVANILDSDVKTSENPLVKTIIDFASKEGAPVVVLCGRFEEEISGLEKEDQLAFLEEIGEKESGLSRMIRASYKLLGLLTFFTAGVEEVRAWTTHQGSTGPVAASVIHSDFEKGYIRAEVMRYEDIDRTGDGAKVKDEGKLRVEGKEYIVQDGDVIYFRVNA, encoded by the coding sequence ATGGCTTTGAATTGTGGAATTGTAGGTCTCCCGAACGTCGGTAAGTCGACTATTTTTAATGCACTCACTAAGGCAGGAGCTCAGGCTGCCAACTATCCGTTTTGTACAATAGAACCCAATACGGGAGTTGTGGAAGTACCGGACGAAAGACTGAACCGATTGGCAGAAGTGTACAAACCAAAACGTACGGTTCCCACTATGATTGAGTTTGTGGATATTGCGGGTCTAGTCAAAGGGGCAAGCCAAGGGGAAGGACTTGGAAATCAGTTTTTATCTCATATCCGCGAAGTGGATGCGATTTGCCATGTGGTTCGTGCCTTTCAAGATGAAAATATAACACACGTTCATGGGAAAGTTGATCCCATCGAAGATATCACAGTCATCAATTATGAATTAATTTTAGCAGATTTGGATAGTTTGGAAAAACAACAACAACGTGTTGCCAAAACTGCAAAAACCGGAAACAAAGAAGCAGGGGAAATTTTATCTGTGATGGATAAAATTTTGGATGCCCTAAAAAAGGGAAACCGAGCTTCAACTGTGGAACTTGGTGACGAAGAAGTAAAAATTGCAAAAAAATTCAATTTAATCACCATAAAACCAGTATTATACGTTGCTAATATTTTGGATTCTGATGTAAAAACAAGTGAAAATCCACTTGTCAAAACCATCATTGATTTTGCTTCGAAAGAAGGAGCACCTGTAGTTGTGTTATGTGGTCGTTTTGAAGAGGAAATCTCTGGATTGGAAAAAGAAGACCAACTTGCTTTTTTAGAAGAAATCGGTGAAAAAGAATCAGGCCTTTCTCGAATGATCCGAGCTTCTTATAAACTTCTCGGCCTTCTTACTTTTTTTACTGCCGGTGTGGAAGAGGTTCGTGCTTGGACAACACACCAGGGAAGTACGGGACCTGTGGCAGCGAGTGTCATCCATTCTGATTTTGAAAAGGGTTATATCCGAGCTGAAGTGATGCGATACGAAGACATCGACAGAACAGGAGACGGGGCCAAAGTGAAAGACGAGGGAAAACTCCGTGTGGAAGGGAAGGAATACATTGTCCAAGATGGGGATGTGATTTACTTCCGAGTGAACGCGTAA
- a CDS encoding peptidylprolyl isomerase, which produces MSTLRAIIKTNKGEIRIDLFPDKTPNTVANFVNLAQRNFYNGLKFHRVIADFMIQGGCPQGTGTGGPGYKFRDEFDSSLKHNKPGILSMANAGPGTNGSQFFITHVPTPWLDGKHSVFGAVVDDSDQKVVDAISQGDVMESVTIEGDVSSVLAVAKPFLDDWNQILDSKK; this is translated from the coding sequence ATGAGCACTTTGAGAGCAATTATCAAAACAAATAAAGGCGAAATTCGCATCGATTTGTTTCCAGACAAAACACCCAATACCGTAGCTAACTTCGTAAACCTCGCACAAAGGAATTTTTACAATGGACTTAAGTTCCACCGAGTCATTGCAGATTTTATGATCCAAGGGGGTTGCCCACAAGGAACAGGAACTGGTGGTCCGGGATATAAATTTCGAGATGAATTTGATTCCAGTTTAAAACACAACAAACCAGGAATCCTTTCGATGGCCAATGCGGGTCCTGGAACCAACGGTAGTCAATTTTTTATTACCCACGTTCCCACTCCATGGCTCGATGGAAAACATTCTGTATTTGGTGCCGTTGTGGACGACTCAGACCAAAAAGTGGTCGATGCCATCAGTCAAGGGGACGTGATGGAATCTGTTACCATCGAGGGTGATGTATCTTCTGTTTTGGCAGTGGCAAAACCATTTTTGGATGATTGGAACCAAATTCTAGATTCTAAAAAATAA
- a CDS encoding RluA family pseudouridine synthase, with amino-acid sequence MKLPSKKIQITANLTTNILFECDEFLLAEKPAGIPVHETKDPNRLDFTRLLATKLGFPELRTANRLDLGTSGIVLLGKTIDKNKEIDALLKNSEKEYIFLCHGIPEWKEKRFECFIKDGNKEVKIVRSGGKKAITEFRILSTHTKENISFGMAKILTGRRHQIRVMLRELGFPVLGDPVYSLTSETKKEKRMYLHSFRLCFTDFQGEKQWVETEIPEEFLARVGNQLSVQR; translated from the coding sequence TTGAAGTTACCATCTAAAAAAATTCAAATCACTGCGAACCTCACAACCAACATTCTTTTTGAATGTGATGAGTTTCTTTTGGCAGAAAAACCAGCAGGAATCCCCGTACACGAAACCAAGGATCCTAATCGTTTGGATTTCACGAGGTTACTGGCAACAAAACTAGGTTTTCCTGAACTCAGAACTGCCAACCGTTTGGATTTAGGTACGAGTGGGATTGTGCTCCTTGGAAAAACCATTGATAAAAATAAAGAAATCGATGCCTTACTGAAAAATTCGGAGAAGGAATATATTTTTTTATGCCATGGAATTCCAGAATGGAAAGAGAAACGATTTGAATGTTTTATAAAAGATGGGAATAAGGAAGTGAAGATCGTGAGGAGTGGAGGAAAAAAAGCCATCACCGAATTTCGAATTCTTTCCACTCATACGAAAGAGAACATTTCTTTTGGAATGGCAAAAATTTTAACAGGGCGTAGACACCAAATTCGTGTTATGCTTCGTGAATTGGGTTTTCCTGTTCTCGGTGATCCCGTGTATTCATTAACTAGTGAAACTAAGAAAGAAAAACGAATGTATCTACATTCCTTTCGATTGTGCTTTACCGACTTTCAAGGGGAAAAACAGTGGGTGGAGACGGAGATTCCAGAGGAATTTTTGGCCCGAGTCGGAAACCAACTCTCTGTCCAGAGATAG
- a CDS encoding rhodanese-like domain-containing protein gives MKQFLLILLVLVTIPLVSESSKKKKKVKTKPVPIENKLIDYSEFKRIVNRSEGEREMHRLTEDQFLKLMSEEGVVLLDARSENRFRLLHIKGAKNLPFTEFTKESLADLIPEKKSKILIYCNNNFEGNQEAFAAKSPAASLNLSTYNSLKAYGYESIFELGPLLDVKTTVLPLVTEKPEKVETP, from the coding sequence ATGAAACAATTTTTACTCATTCTGCTGGTTCTCGTCACAATTCCCCTCGTTTCGGAATCTTCTAAAAAGAAGAAGAAAGTCAAAACGAAACCAGTGCCAATAGAAAATAAACTCATCGATTATAGTGAATTTAAAAGGATCGTAAATCGTTCTGAAGGAGAAAGGGAAATGCACCGCCTAACAGAGGATCAGTTTTTGAAATTGATGTCTGAGGAAGGAGTGGTTCTTCTCGATGCTCGTAGCGAAAATCGGTTTCGACTTTTACATATCAAAGGTGCCAAAAACCTTCCTTTTACCGAATTCACAAAAGAATCGTTAGCAGACCTAATCCCGGAGAAAAAATCAAAAATTCTAATTTACTGTAACAATAACTTTGAAGGAAACCAGGAAGCCTTTGCTGCCAAAAGCCCCGCAGCTTCGCTCAATCTTTCCACATACAATTCTCTCAAAGCATATGGATATGAATCTATCTTTGAACTTGGCCCACTTCTGGATGTAAAAACAACTGTCCTTCCTTTGGTGACTGAAAAACCAGAAAAGGTAGAAACACCTTAA
- a CDS encoding exo-beta-N-acetylmuramidase NamZ family protein gives MTNYFFRFSLCFLVLACQGNTVPQFRVHPLDSKLRISQDIFYEKVLPTMTGKKLMLATNPSGIGTNPKKIISSLEKHKITLEHLIGLEHGFLGLEEEFSQTPVTMDSTFNRPLYHIYRIKDSELRDLVREVDYVVFDVQDVGMRCYTYLSVLKRLMDAMKNTKTKLIVLDHIHVAMHLPPMGEKMNPKNLNFAGEFPSLLITGMTVGEATRFYNKEYLKDSVDVMVVPVEGYRRGMYFEDTGIPWTTPSPNLPMVDSARNYLSLVLLEGVNVSVGRGTQAPFVYFGAPWMTNPEELASKLGALGNKSYYFSPVYFKPTFGPHKGKICSGLRMNLVRPDYDPIQLAYDLIRLMKETYPNDFKWSKGSANHWVDQLWGNEHFRTSINEGKSFVDFHKTYLAEEENERSKIAPYLIY, from the coding sequence ATGACCAATTACTTTTTTAGGTTTTCTCTCTGCTTTCTTGTACTCGCTTGCCAGGGGAACACAGTTCCCCAATTCCGCGTCCACCCGCTTGATTCCAAGTTGCGGATTTCTCAGGACATTTTTTATGAAAAAGTCCTCCCCACCATGACCGGAAAAAAATTGATGCTTGCGACAAACCCTTCGGGAATTGGAACCAATCCAAAAAAAATCATCTCTTCTTTAGAAAAACACAAAATAACACTCGAACATTTGATTGGGCTTGAACATGGATTTCTTGGATTAGAAGAGGAGTTTAGTCAAACTCCTGTTACTATGGACTCTACCTTCAATCGTCCACTGTATCATATCTATCGTATCAAGGATTCTGAATTACGAGATCTAGTTCGGGAAGTGGATTATGTTGTTTTTGATGTTCAAGATGTAGGTATGCGTTGTTATACATACCTTAGTGTATTAAAGCGGCTCATGGATGCGATGAAAAATACAAAAACAAAACTCATCGTACTCGATCATATCCATGTGGCGATGCATCTCCCACCAATGGGTGAAAAAATGAATCCAAAAAATTTGAACTTTGCAGGTGAGTTTCCATCACTTCTCATCACAGGGATGACCGTTGGTGAAGCAACAAGGTTTTATAATAAAGAATATTTAAAAGACAGTGTGGATGTGATGGTTGTTCCTGTGGAAGGATATCGTCGAGGAATGTATTTCGAAGATACAGGAATTCCTTGGACTACCCCTTCACCAAACTTACCAATGGTGGATTCTGCTAGAAATTATCTTTCTTTAGTTCTTTTGGAAGGAGTGAATGTTTCAGTGGGACGAGGAACCCAAGCACCTTTTGTTTACTTTGGGGCACCTTGGATGACAAACCCTGAGGAACTTGCATCAAAACTAGGTGCTCTCGGAAACAAATCCTATTATTTTTCTCCTGTATATTTCAAACCAACCTTTGGTCCACATAAAGGAAAAATTTGTTCTGGGTTAAGGATGAATCTGGTTCGTCCCGATTATGATCCCATCCAATTGGCTTATGATTTGATTCGGCTCATGAAAGAAACCTATCCCAATGATTTTAAGTGGAGCAAAGGTTCTGCCAACCATTGGGTTGATCAACTTTGGGGGAATGAACATTTCCGCACTTCTATCAACGAAGGAAAATCTTTTGTAGACTTTCACAAAACTTATTTGGCAGAAGAAGAAAATGAACGGAGTAAAATTGCTCCTTATTTGATCTATTGA
- a CDS encoding lipoprotein LipL46 has protein sequence MFNRLRLAPLTGVLILTILACAGSNSAQKQPTLPDNVVTAMGEAPIYQGDLALARNKALKDAKLNAIRKLVGEQITEKSGVSDGQSLGSKLYGKTDSFVKKYDIISEEQWKLDTQDMIRLNVRCEVEATKLSTAVDALLDDVGNPRIAVLVQTVVNGKSYPIGSATNIAEAELIEKLRAKGNKVVDSSQLTALLKKNPSLAKLDLTSVEEGSPLLTLAQDSGAEVLIIAKVTTTDQKPVVLPGGKKTDFLSSAATGPYRIIQLWGDGKIFGSGSLEGRGADITQEVSREQAVKDWANLVSGKVGKQIKDEWFKLTEQNTVILKFKGLGLEDAINFKNDLMEYTSVKQINDRKTEMNGSEWELTYPGKESMFAEELMYKKDSSFRFLSSKTLSINSSKRGVVEAEFRGK, from the coding sequence ATGTTCAACCGACTTCGTTTGGCTCCCTTAACCGGAGTTCTCATCCTAACCATTTTGGCATGTGCCGGATCCAATTCAGCCCAGAAACAACCTACGCTGCCAGACAATGTGGTAACAGCTATGGGAGAGGCACCTATCTACCAAGGAGACTTAGCTCTCGCTAGGAACAAAGCCTTGAAAGACGCCAAACTCAATGCCATCCGCAAACTCGTCGGGGAACAGATCACTGAAAAATCGGGAGTTTCCGATGGCCAATCCCTAGGATCCAAACTCTATGGAAAAACAGATAGTTTTGTAAAAAAATACGACATCATTAGCGAAGAACAATGGAAATTGGACACCCAAGACATGATCCGTTTGAATGTTCGCTGTGAAGTGGAAGCAACCAAACTTTCCACAGCAGTGGATGCCCTCCTCGATGATGTAGGAAATCCAAGAATTGCCGTCCTTGTCCAAACCGTTGTGAATGGAAAGTCCTATCCGATTGGATCGGCAACAAACATTGCAGAAGCAGAACTCATTGAAAAACTCCGAGCCAAAGGAAACAAGGTTGTGGATAGTTCCCAACTCACAGCTCTACTCAAAAAAAATCCAAGCCTTGCAAAACTTGATCTTACTTCTGTAGAAGAAGGAAGTCCCTTACTCACACTCGCACAAGATTCTGGGGCCGAAGTTTTGATCATTGCCAAGGTGACAACAACGGACCAAAAACCTGTAGTTTTGCCTGGTGGGAAAAAAACAGATTTCCTTAGCTCTGCAGCCACTGGTCCTTACCGCATCATCCAACTTTGGGGTGATGGAAAAATTTTTGGATCGGGAAGTTTGGAAGGACGTGGTGCTGACATCACCCAAGAAGTTTCCAGAGAACAAGCAGTCAAAGATTGGGCAAACCTGGTTTCCGGAAAAGTGGGAAAACAAATCAAAGACGAGTGGTTCAAACTCACAGAACAAAATACTGTGATCTTAAAATTCAAAGGCCTAGGCCTGGAAGATGCCATCAATTTCAAAAACGATTTGATGGAATACACTTCGGTCAAACAAATCAACGATCGCAAAACAGAAATGAATGGATCTGAATGGGAACTGACATATCCTGGAAAAGAATCTATGTTTGCAGAAGAATTGATGTATAAAAAAGATTCAAGTTTTCGTTTCTTAAGTTCTAAAACTTTGAGTATCAATAGCTCCAAACGAGGGGTTGTCGAAGCCGAGTTTAGAGGTAAATAG